The genomic DNA aaaaaaatgattaaaaaaattaaactataataAAGGTATGtgataatatattcaaaatactaaaaattatcAACTAAGAACACTATGCCCAGCcaagctgtccttcagaaataaagaaaaaataaagcttacCCAAACAAATGaaagctgaaggagttcatcaccactggAACAGCCTTGAAAGAAATCCTAAAGGGAGTTCTTTGAATGGAAGTAAAAGGATATTAATTAACATCGTAAAAACATATGAAGGTAGTGTAAAATTTACTGGTAATGGTGACTATATAGTCAAAGTCAGATTGTCTAATGTGGTAATGATATTGCATAATTCACTTATAACTctagtttaaaagttaaaaaatattgaaaatagccATAACTACAGTAATCCGTTATTGGATAtgcaatataatatatatgtgaacTGCAACATCAATAACGTAAAATGTGGAGGAAAGGAGAATTGTAAAGTTTAGGAATGCTCtcaaagttaagttgttatcagtttaaaatagggTATTATCATCTTAAGATATTTTACATAAGCCTCATTATAACCCAAGGGGGGAAAAATCATGTAGTAAttatacaaaaagaataaaaagtcaaaatacaGACAATGAAAGTCATCTAATCACAAAAGAAACCAGCAGGATAAGAAGAAACAATGAATctaccaaaaaacccaaaaacaaaacaacaaatgacaaTAGTACacccttacctatcaataattactttggACGGTGGAACGGGCTCTCACGTGGAGGCGGGGAAGTTTGGCCTTCGGGAATGATCACTAAGACTCACAAGGGAGACCTGGGCCTTGGGCtcccagagaaaaagaagaagaagaaaaagaaggtagTTAAAGAACCAGAGACTCAACACTCGATTTTAAACAGTGACAGTTATTTTGCGGAGGTTTGTCCCACAAGAGCCACATCACCCTCGAAGAATATGGTCCAAGAGCAGGCACCCAAAATGCCtctaatgaagaaaaagaagggtcACAGCACCGTCTGCGAGGAGCCCCTAGAACCTGAGACCATGTTACGTGCCAGACGGATTGAGCCATCGCCCAGCCCCAGGAAGCAGGCACTTGGTCCATCTGAGTCCCTCGGtagggaaaagaagaagaagagaaagtccGTGTCCCCTGGCTCAAGGGTGAAGACCTCCCCAGACCCCAGGCAGGGCGAGGGGGTGACCAGAGCTGGCAAGAAGCTCAAAAAAcacaagaaggagaagaaggcacAGGGAGCTACAGCCTTCTCAGCCAGGGACCCTTGGTTCTGTGAGGCCAGGGATGCTTTGTACACTTGCTCAGTTGGGAAAGGTGGCGTCCCTGAGCAGGCAGCCTCGGGACAGAAACGGAAGCAGGGGAG from Pseudorca crassidens isolate mPseCra1 chromosome 4, mPseCra1.hap1, whole genome shotgun sequence includes the following:
- the LOC137223087 gene encoding lysine-rich nucleolar protein 1-like: MITKTHKGDLGLGLPEKKKKKKKKVVKEPETQHSILNSDSYFAEVCPTRATSPSKNMVQEQAPKMPLMKKKKGHSTVCEEPLEPETMLRARRIEPSPSPRKQALGPSESLGREKKKKRKSVSPGSRVKTSPDPRQGEGVTRAGKKLKKHKKEKKAQGATAFSARDPWFCEARDALYTCSVGKGGVPEQAASGQKRKQGSPREHNMKMRKKEKTHQEGDTPLGHPELSRSVESSRRKGSKKKSVKVEAPEYIPIGDEPKAPVKKKMKSKKKAEQADTEEPALKRKKKRQESRVAGEPWEEQPDTDLEVVLEKKGNMDEAHIDQVRRKALQEEIDRESGRMEASDTRKQMGTQFGQWDTAGFENEEQKLKFLKLMRGFKNLSPSFSHPP